Proteins encoded in a region of the Pseudomonas viciae genome:
- a CDS encoding xanthine dehydrogenase family protein molybdopterin-binding subunit codes for MTLRDEVDQGRRAFLRGGALVLAFTLVPAARHALADSEVDTLGTVVLAPDLPGSLRTNPYLDAWIRVSAEGITVYTGKVELGTGVKTALLQIAAERLHVSPGAITLLTADTALTPNEGYTAGSHSIFDSGTALFNAAAQVRQLLLESAARNWGVEAALLVTDEGVIQGPAGQRMSYAEAVKGVDLHLYAKAQSPSLPPSAFKLIGHSLPRLDIPAKVSGGAAFVQDMRLPGMLHARVIRPPRPGCALEDFDTESIKRLPGVVQVVRDGNYLAVVARDEWQAIKAMRSGYELARWSGAEPLPDPQDIHGLLTRLPARRYPISHEGTPAATASASYRARVTKQYLMHGSIGPSCAVAWFKDGLLTVWTHTQGVFPLRAGIAEMLGLTVERVRCIHVEGSGCYGHNGADDAAADAALIAMRVAGTPVRVQWMREQENLWEPYSCAMLTEVRASLDPQGKLQDWTYELWTTPHNERIVNAGRLIPARLLARPFVSAPSVPIAQPEGDGDRNAVPLYSLASTRIDMNFVTQMPFRTSAMRSLGAHINIFAIEACIDELAVQAGADPVAFRLAHLTAPRARAVIERVRDAMGWPHKSNEPGSGIGFAFARYKNIMGYCALAVRLQVHPLTGEVQLDHVVTAVDVGQIVNPDGLRNQVEGGIVQSASWTLFEKVGYDPGGVRSYDWSGYPILRFTQLPRQVDVHLLDQPGQPFLGAAEIVQGPMAAALGNAVANATGRRWLNLPLTRSAQPQ; via the coding sequence ATGACCCTTCGCGATGAAGTCGACCAAGGGCGCCGCGCGTTCCTGCGCGGGGGCGCGCTGGTGCTGGCGTTCACCTTGGTACCGGCGGCGCGTCATGCGCTGGCCGATAGCGAGGTCGATACCCTTGGCACGGTCGTGCTGGCGCCCGATCTTCCAGGAAGCCTGCGCACCAATCCCTACCTCGATGCGTGGATCCGCGTCAGTGCCGAAGGCATCACGGTCTACACCGGTAAAGTCGAATTGGGGACCGGGGTAAAAACAGCCCTCCTGCAGATTGCCGCGGAGCGCCTGCACGTCTCGCCAGGGGCGATCACCCTGCTCACCGCCGACACCGCCCTGACCCCGAACGAAGGCTATACCGCCGGCAGCCACAGCATCTTCGACAGTGGCACCGCCTTGTTCAATGCCGCCGCTCAGGTGCGGCAATTGCTGCTGGAATCGGCAGCACGCAACTGGGGTGTGGAAGCCGCATTGCTGGTGACTGACGAGGGCGTCATCCAGGGCCCGGCTGGCCAGCGAATGTCCTACGCCGAGGCCGTCAAGGGCGTCGACTTGCACCTTTACGCGAAGGCGCAATCGCCATCGCTGCCACCGTCCGCCTTCAAGCTGATCGGCCATTCGCTTCCACGCCTGGATATCCCGGCCAAGGTCAGTGGCGGCGCCGCTTTTGTCCAGGACATGCGCCTGCCAGGCATGCTGCATGCGCGGGTCATCCGCCCGCCACGTCCTGGTTGCGCTCTTGAAGACTTCGATACCGAATCGATAAAACGCCTGCCCGGCGTCGTACAGGTGGTGCGCGACGGCAACTACCTGGCGGTGGTTGCCCGAGATGAGTGGCAGGCCATCAAGGCGATGCGCAGCGGCTATGAGCTGGCGCGCTGGAGCGGCGCAGAGCCGCTCCCCGACCCTCAGGACATCCACGGATTACTGACACGCCTGCCCGCCCGCCGCTACCCGATCAGCCATGAAGGCACACCAGCGGCCACAGCCAGCGCGAGCTATCGCGCCCGGGTCACCAAGCAGTACCTCATGCACGGTTCCATCGGCCCTTCCTGCGCCGTGGCCTGGTTCAAGGATGGCCTGCTCACCGTTTGGACTCATACCCAGGGGGTCTTCCCTCTTCGCGCGGGAATCGCCGAAATGCTGGGGCTGACAGTCGAACGAGTGCGCTGCATCCATGTCGAGGGCTCCGGCTGTTACGGCCACAATGGTGCGGACGACGCGGCAGCCGATGCCGCATTGATCGCAATGCGCGTCGCCGGCACGCCGGTGCGCGTGCAATGGATGCGCGAACAGGAAAATCTCTGGGAGCCCTACAGTTGCGCCATGCTCACCGAGGTCCGGGCCAGCCTCGATCCGCAGGGCAAATTGCAGGACTGGACCTATGAACTGTGGACGACGCCGCACAACGAACGCATCGTAAACGCCGGCAGGTTGATTCCCGCCCGGTTGTTGGCTCGCCCGTTCGTTTCCGCGCCGTCGGTGCCGATCGCCCAGCCCGAAGGGGATGGCGATCGAAATGCCGTGCCGCTGTACAGCCTGGCGTCCACCCGCATCGACATGAACTTCGTGACCCAAATGCCGTTTCGCACCTCAGCGATGCGCTCGCTGGGGGCGCACATCAATATCTTCGCCATCGAAGCCTGCATCGATGAACTGGCCGTCCAGGCCGGCGCCGATCCAGTCGCCTTTCGCCTCGCCCATCTCACAGCCCCACGGGCACGTGCGGTGATCGAGCGTGTCCGGGACGCTATGGGCTGGCCGCACAAAAGCAACGAACCAGGTTCAGGCATAGGGTTCGCGTTTGCCCGCTACAAAAACATCATGGGTTACTGCGCCCTGGCTGTCCGTCTACAGGTGCATCCGCTGACAGGCGAGGTACAACTCGATCACGTGGTGACAGCGGTGGACGTGGGCCAAATCGTCAACCCCGATGGCCTGCGCAACCAGGTGGAGGGCGGCATTGTGCAGTCCGCCAGTTGGACGCTGTTTGAAAAAGTCGGTTACGACCCCGGTGGCGTACGCAGCTACGACTGGAGCGGTTATCCGATCCTGCGCTTTACACAATTGCCCAGGCAGGTCGATGTGCATTTGCTCGATCAACCGGGGCAGCCATTTCTCGGTGCCGCCGAGATCGTTCAGGGCCCCATGGCCGCCGCCCTCGGCAATGCCGTGGCGAATGCCACTGGCCGGCGTTGGCTGAACCTTCCCCTGACCCGGTCAGCGCAGCCGCAATAG
- a CDS encoding alkene reductase: MTQHLLEPIKVGPYTLAHRMAMAPLTRSRAGQPGDLPTAMNAEYYRQRASAALIITEATQISRQGQGYAWTPGIYSDEQVDAWRQVSTHVHEAGGRIFMQLWHVGRVSHPSFQPDNALPVAPSALPVPGKTFIVDDQGNGVWEDVPTPRALEAFEIADIISDYSRAARNALRAGMDGVEIHAGNGYLLDQFINSNSNQREDNYGSSVANRARLLLDVVEAVADEVGAERVGVRLTPMGRFMGMGDATPEATFGYIVRSLNRWPLAYLHLVEPAVVGTVKDENFDPRWDAIISQLRTQWNGVLMIAGGYDPQTAEQALAANRADIIAFGRPFLANPDLPRRIRDGLALNTPDPSTFFGGDQRGYIDYPAHP, translated from the coding sequence ATGACTCAGCACCTGCTTGAACCCATTAAGGTTGGCCCCTACACACTTGCTCATCGCATGGCCATGGCGCCCCTGACGCGCTCCCGGGCCGGGCAGCCGGGCGACCTGCCAACCGCCATGAACGCTGAATATTATCGGCAACGCGCGAGCGCCGCGCTGATCATTACCGAAGCCACGCAGATTTCCCGCCAAGGTCAGGGCTACGCCTGGACGCCAGGTATCTACAGCGACGAGCAGGTCGATGCCTGGCGTCAGGTGAGCACACACGTGCATGAAGCCGGTGGGCGGATATTCATGCAGCTGTGGCATGTTGGACGGGTTTCTCACCCCAGTTTCCAACCCGATAACGCCCTGCCGGTTGCCCCCAGCGCACTGCCCGTTCCAGGCAAGACGTTCATTGTCGATGATCAGGGCAACGGCGTTTGGGAGGATGTACCCACGCCCCGCGCCCTGGAAGCATTTGAGATCGCCGACATCATCAGCGACTACAGTCGCGCAGCGCGCAATGCCTTGAGAGCCGGCATGGACGGCGTCGAGATTCACGCCGGCAACGGTTATCTGCTCGACCAATTCATCAATAGCAACAGTAACCAGCGTGAGGACAATTACGGCAGTAGCGTGGCGAATCGCGCCCGGCTCTTGCTGGACGTCGTGGAAGCGGTTGCCGATGAGGTGGGGGCAGAACGCGTGGGCGTACGGCTGACGCCCATGGGACGCTTCATGGGCATGGGTGATGCGACACCCGAGGCCACATTCGGCTACATCGTCCGCTCGTTGAACCGCTGGCCCCTGGCCTACCTGCATCTCGTAGAACCGGCCGTGGTAGGCACCGTCAAGGACGAAAACTTCGATCCGCGCTGGGACGCGATCATCAGTCAGTTGCGTACGCAATGGAACGGCGTATTGATGATCGCCGGAGGCTACGACCCGCAAACAGCGGAGCAAGCCCTGGCCGCCAACCGTGCGGACATCATTGCCTTTGGCAGACCTTTCCTGGCCAACCCTGACTTGCCACGACGGATCCGCGACGGGCTAGCGCTCAACACCCCAGACCCGAGTACCTTCTTTGGCGGTGACCAGCGCGGATACATCGACTATCCCGCCCATCCATAA